Within Nostoc flagelliforme CCNUN1, the genomic segment GTCACACGAAAAGCGGCCCACTTGACGAAAAAAATAGGGATGAAAAAAAGCCCCGTTTTTGGGGCTTTTTTCGGAAGTGGGATCGAAAGCGAATCGCAAAATCACGTCAATGATTATGTCAACAAGTGTTTGCTGTTTAACCTAGCGTTTCTTCTAGGTTTTCAATATTTAGACTTTGTGGGACGATTAACCCAGTATTTAAACTCAGCTTAAACATCTTGTTCTGAAATGTGATCTAAATTCATCACAGTCCTGCCTTATTGATGGTGCAGGACAAACTAAAGAACAAAGTAGCTTTGATTACTGGTGCCAATAAAGGTCTGGGGCTGGAAATGAGTCGTCAACTCGGACAACATGGATTGACAATTCTGATAGCAGCTCGTAGTTTAGATGCGGCTAAAACAGCAGCAAGTAACTTGGAGAATGAAGGAGTTATAGCTCACCCAATTGCCCTTGATATCACTGATAGTACTCAAATTGAATTTGCCGTTCAACAGATTAGTGACTCTTTTGGTAGGCTTGATGTCTTGATCAATAACGCAGGTGTGTTTTTAGATGGTGACTGGTTAACCAGTAATCCCGTATTTCTCACAAGCTTCCCTGCTTTGATGGAGCAGAGGTCTGGGGCAGAGGGGATTGAACTTGGCACATTGAACTCTCCCACTAGCGAACCTGCACCCCTGCACCCCTGCACAAGCGCAGGCTTTGAAAGGTGTGGTGAGAAATCCGGGCTAAGAGTCGGATAGCTTGAGGCAACATGGCTGTTCTTGCTAAAAATTGCGTTCTTTTACAGGATTAACAATAGAAGTGCTGGAGTGATGCCAGCAACTATACCACTAATTGCAATTATCAGCCCGTCTTTTTCAATCAAGCCAAGACAGATCAAAACGATGATAATTGCTGGAAGCATATTACCAAAAGGAATTGGTAGAGCAATGATCAAGCTGAGGAATAACAAAATTACACCAACACACCGTTCAGCTTCCGGGCTAGTAAACAATGGCCATCGAGGCTCAAAAAAGTATTCCAGCTTTTCTAGAAAAGGGATGGTTGCGGAAATAACCTGCTGAGAGTGTTCTTGTTTAAAGGGCTGATCTAGTACCCAGTCGGGCAGCCAGGGCTTTTGGAATCCGAGTACTAACTGACCTGAAACCAGCATTAAGGGCATGGCAACCAGGGCAGAAATTCCCGCAATTGGCAGAGGTAAGGCTTCAGGCAAAGCGCAAAGAAGCAGTGTTGAAGCAAACGCCCGATTCTCCATCTCGTTAAACAAATCCCGTAGGCGTACCTCATCACCTTGATGCTTTTCCAGAAATCGTTGCAACACTTCAGACATTCGCAGAGCGTTGTCAGAAGTTTCAGGGTTTTGAACCAAGAGTATTTGTGTATTCAATTTATCTCACCACAATACAAACTTTGGTTTTGATTGTAACAATCTTAGATACAGGGTTATTTCATTCCAAAGATTGACCTTTAATTATTTGAGGGTTAAAAGGCATCTAGCCGTAAACAATTTTTCTCCCTCTAAAATATTTTTGATTTTTTTAATTGTCTCACTTTTTCGACTGGAATCTTCTAAGCATTTCTACTTAGGTAGATCCGAGAATAACTCTGTAGTTTTTTATGCTACTTTTGAAGTGCGAAATCTGGAATATATTTATCTATCTTTAAGAGGAGTACAGAAGCTTTTCAGGGAGTGAAACTTTAAATATAAAGTTTAAGAACTTTGAATAAAGGACATAGTCATAAAAATCATTTTTTTGGTATTTTATACACCATCTAATTGAAATATAGAAAAGCGCTTGTAATTATGACAACTCAATTACAAAAAATTAATTATCAAATTGTTCATGCAGTTGCTGGACGGATTCGCATTAATGTTCCTCGTCTTAAAGAAGATGCTAACTACGCCAATAAGTTACAGCAAGCTATAATGTCTCTCAACGAAGTGACAGATGTACGTGTAAATTCTGCTAACGCTTCAATAATTGTTAAGTATAATTCCAATGGGACTGAGGATAAAACCATAGAGAAAAAACTCGGAAGCTGTATTCAGAAAGCTGATAGTATAAAAGCAG encodes:
- a CDS encoding SDR family NAD(P)-dependent oxidoreductase, with the protein product MVQDKLKNKVALITGANKGLGLEMSRQLGQHGLTILIAARSLDAAKTAASNLENEGVIAHPIALDITDSTQIEFAVQQISDSFGRLDVLINNAGVFLDGDWLTSNPVFLTSFPALMEQRSGAEGIELGTLNSPTSEPAPLHPCTSAGFERCGEKSGLRVG
- a CDS encoding exopolysaccharide biosynthesis protein produces the protein MNTQILLVQNPETSDNALRMSEVLQRFLEKHQGDEVRLRDLFNEMENRAFASTLLLCALPEALPLPIAGISALVAMPLMLVSGQLVLGFQKPWLPDWVLDQPFKQEHSQQVISATIPFLEKLEYFFEPRWPLFTSPEAERCVGVILLFLSLIIALPIPFGNMLPAIIIVLICLGLIEKDGLIIAISGIVAGITPALLLLIL